The following coding sequences are from one Methanosarcina sp. WWM596 window:
- a CDS encoding Lrp/AsnC ligand binding domain-containing protein has protein sequence MINVLPGYEKAAYREMKNIEGIKEAYHVFGEYDFVVIIDVKDLSILNAVVDKIRESETVTATQTIIGAEL, from the coding sequence ATGATAAACGTGCTGCCAGGCTACGAAAAAGCAGCATACAGGGAAATGAAGAATATAGAAGGAATCAAGGAAGCTTACCATGTTTTCGGAGAGTACGACTTTGTCGTAATTATAGACGTTAAAGACCTGAGCATCCTCAATGCCGTGGTCGACAAAATCAGGGAAAGCGAGACTGTAACCGCAACCCAGACAATTATCGGTGCGGAACTCTGA
- a CDS encoding DNA topoisomerase VI subunit B, whose amino-acid sequence MEIPIAEELAKKQKSISVAEFFEKNRQILGFDSAPRSLITTVKEAVDNSLDACEEAGILPDILVQVERTGTDYVTVIIEDNGPGIVREQIPKVFAKLLYGSRFHALKQSRGQQGIGISAAVLYAQMTAGRHTKILSKTSSTAPAHYYELMINTSTNEPDILIDEIRDWFRPHGTQIELEMKAAYVKGRRQSIYEYLKATAIVNPHARITLIDPDGNEEVFERATDKMPEPAEEILPHPEGIELGTLMKMLHYTERQKLAPFLRYSFCKIGLLTAEEICKASGLDPEIDPHVLGRHEARKLIEAFEKVKIMAPPTDCLSPIGEELIYRGLEKETNVDFIATSTRKPSVYSGNPFVVEVGLAYGGNLPKEEKISIMRFANRVPLLYQQGGCVTTHAVEDIKWKQYGLNQPGGGIPIGPVLLLIHVASINVPFTSESKDAIADIPVIKEEVDLAIKEVARKLKHYLSKQSNLKKRREKEIIITKVLPKMAEKVANILEKDVPDINPVVANIMGNLLVHRKVKYNGDGTADVAIKVKNFGTSAYSFRVHEMLPCKIDGAKPEPKIVTMGNDYDYIWEISAAGGSSKVLNYKIESATEEELRKLPQLIVEGIEEELVTGAKAFKGV is encoded by the coding sequence ATGGAAATCCCCATTGCAGAAGAACTCGCCAAAAAACAGAAATCAATAAGTGTAGCAGAATTTTTTGAAAAGAACAGGCAGATTCTGGGTTTTGATTCAGCGCCTCGAAGCCTTATAACAACCGTAAAAGAAGCCGTGGATAACTCCCTGGATGCCTGTGAGGAAGCTGGAATCCTCCCGGATATCCTTGTTCAGGTTGAGAGAACAGGGACTGACTATGTAACCGTTATCATTGAAGACAACGGGCCGGGAATCGTAAGAGAACAGATCCCCAAAGTCTTTGCAAAGCTGCTCTATGGTTCAAGGTTCCATGCCCTCAAGCAAAGCAGGGGGCAGCAGGGGATAGGAATTTCGGCAGCCGTGCTCTATGCTCAGATGACTGCAGGCAGGCACACAAAAATCCTCTCCAAAACCAGCTCAACGGCTCCTGCTCACTATTACGAGCTCATGATCAATACCAGTACCAACGAGCCTGATATCCTGATTGACGAGATCCGGGACTGGTTCCGCCCCCATGGGACCCAGATTGAACTGGAGATGAAGGCTGCCTACGTAAAAGGGAGAAGGCAGTCCATTTATGAATACCTTAAAGCCACTGCAATTGTAAATCCCCATGCAAGGATAACTCTTATCGACCCTGATGGCAATGAGGAGGTCTTTGAAAGGGCTACGGATAAAATGCCTGAACCTGCAGAAGAAATTCTACCTCATCCCGAAGGGATCGAACTGGGAACTCTTATGAAAATGCTTCATTATACGGAGCGTCAGAAACTTGCCCCTTTCCTCCGCTACTCTTTTTGTAAGATTGGGCTGCTCACTGCCGAGGAAATCTGCAAGGCGTCCGGGCTTGACCCCGAAATCGATCCCCATGTCCTGGGCCGCCATGAAGCAAGAAAACTAATCGAGGCTTTTGAGAAGGTAAAGATCATGGCCCCTCCGACGGACTGTCTTTCCCCGATAGGGGAAGAGCTGATCTATCGGGGGCTTGAGAAAGAGACAAACGTGGACTTCATTGCCACAAGCACGCGGAAACCCTCTGTATATTCCGGAAATCCCTTTGTAGTGGAAGTCGGGCTTGCATATGGGGGGAACCTTCCTAAAGAAGAAAAGATCAGTATCATGCGGTTTGCAAACCGTGTGCCTCTGCTTTACCAGCAGGGAGGGTGTGTGACCACACATGCCGTCGAAGACATAAAATGGAAGCAGTACGGCTTAAACCAGCCTGGAGGAGGGATTCCTATAGGTCCGGTCCTCCTCCTGATCCACGTTGCTTCTATTAACGTGCCCTTCACCTCTGAATCAAAGGATGCGATCGCAGACATTCCTGTCATTAAAGAAGAAGTGGACCTTGCAATCAAAGAGGTTGCAAGAAAACTCAAGCATTACCTGAGCAAGCAGAGCAACCTCAAGAAACGCAGGGAAAAAGAAATTATCATTACAAAGGTACTTCCGAAAATGGCAGAAAAGGTTGCAAATATCTTGGAAAAGGACGTCCCTGACATAAATCCGGTTGTTGCAAATATCATGGGAAACCTGCTTGTGCACAGGAAAGTTAAATACAATGGAGACGGGACTGCAGATGTGGCTATAAAGGTCAAGAATTTCGGAACCTCAGCTTATTCTTTCAGGGTGCACGAAATGCTTCCCTGCAAAATTGACGGGGCAAAGCCGGAGCCAAAGATTGTGACCATGGGCAATGATTACGATTACATCTGGGAGATATCGGCAGCTGGAGGGTCTTCTAAAGTACTCAACTATAAAATTGAGTCTGCAACCGAAGAAGAACTCCGAAAGCTTCCTCAACTGATTGTAGAAGGGATTGAAGAAGAACTGGTAACCGGGGCAAAAGCTTTTAAAGGTGTTTAA
- a CDS encoding DNA topoisomerase IV subunit A, whose protein sequence is MARESNSKTRQGDALAKERLLGLAEKIYNQFEDEIVPSVSLPSRTKANIEYSDESDVWVYGTRESERSAKTVKGAFQLLKTTYATDFLINEHLAQNRGSTLRELYYISEGWDAAKFKEQAESDRLIEDLELLTSLQREYFHMRPEEDGATMFGPIEISEQTKRGVRNIHCQKDVGEGGYQIPFNVENIEFKNHDASMIIAIETGGMYARLMENGFDEAYNAILVHLKGQPARSTRRMIKRMNEELGIPIAVFTDGDPWSYRIYASVAYGAIKSAHLSEFMATPAAKFLGLQPSDIVEYELSTDKLTEQDVSALRSELSDPRFESDYWKEQIKLQLDIGKKAEQQAFAGKGLDFVTEVYLPNRLKELGMV, encoded by the coding sequence ATGGCAAGAGAATCAAATAGCAAAACGAGACAGGGAGATGCCCTGGCAAAGGAAAGGCTGCTCGGGCTTGCAGAAAAGATCTACAACCAGTTTGAAGATGAGATTGTCCCTAGCGTCAGCCTTCCCAGTCGGACCAAGGCGAACATAGAATATTCTGATGAGAGCGATGTATGGGTCTACGGAACCAGGGAAAGTGAAAGGAGTGCAAAGACCGTAAAAGGTGCATTCCAGCTCCTGAAAACTACTTATGCTACCGATTTTCTCATAAACGAACACCTTGCCCAGAACCGCGGCTCAACACTTCGAGAACTTTACTACATCTCCGAGGGCTGGGACGCTGCAAAATTCAAGGAACAGGCTGAAAGCGACCGCCTGATCGAAGACCTGGAACTCCTGACCAGTCTCCAGAGGGAGTATTTCCACATGCGCCCTGAGGAAGACGGGGCTACGATGTTCGGGCCGATTGAAATCTCGGAACAGACAAAGCGCGGAGTGCGTAATATACACTGCCAGAAGGATGTAGGGGAAGGAGGATACCAGATCCCCTTCAATGTGGAAAACATTGAGTTTAAGAATCACGACGCAAGCATGATTATAGCCATAGAGACCGGTGGTATGTATGCACGGCTGATGGAAAACGGGTTTGATGAAGCTTATAATGCAATTCTTGTCCACTTGAAGGGCCAGCCTGCCCGGTCGACCCGCAGGATGATCAAGCGGATGAACGAGGAATTGGGGATTCCTATAGCAGTTTTTACTGACGGTGACCCCTGGTCTTACAGGATCTACGCATCTGTTGCCTACGGAGCTATAAAAAGCGCTCATCTCTCTGAATTTATGGCAACCCCGGCAGCCAAATTTCTGGGGCTCCAGCCTTCGGACATCGTGGAGTATGAACTCTCAACTGATAAGCTCACCGAACAGGATGTAAGTGCGCTTCGTAGTGAACTTTCCGACCCCCGCTTTGAGTCTGATTACTGGAAAGAGCAGATAAAGCTCCAGCTCGATATAGGCAAAAAGGCTGAACAGCAGGCTTTCGCAGGAAAAGGTCTGGACTTTGTAACCGAGGTATATCTCCCTAATCGGCTGAAAGAATTGGGCATGGTTTGA
- the gyrB gene encoding DNA topoisomerase (ATP-hydrolyzing) subunit B, giving the protein MSDKQVYDASRIQVLEGLEAVRKRPSMYIGSTDGRGLHHLVYEVVDNSIDEALAGFCTRVDVTINPDGSVMVLDNGRGIPIDPHPFHKKSALEVVMTVLHAGGKFDKNTYKVSGGLHGVGVSVVNALSELLEVEVSRDGKKYFQRYVRGKPEADVQEIGTSDLTGTKTTFKPDAKIFETTDFQYDILSNRLRELAFLNRGLTISLKDLRSPEGQSETFTYSGGIVEFVEYLNKKKQFLHEKPIYFERQRDDMVVEIAMQYTNSYTENVYSFANNINTHEGGTHIIGFKTALTRVANDYIKANKLSKEDVKLTGDDVREGLTAIISVKLMEPQFEGQTKTRLGNSDVKGIVDSLVTDGLAEYFEENPKVANVILEKALLAQRAREAAKKARELTRRKNALEVSTLPGKLADCSEKNPAACEIYIVEGNSAGGSAKQGRDRGFQAILPLRGKILNVEKSRLAKILKNNEIVSLVTAIGTGVSADFSLENARYHKIILMTDADVDGAHIRTLLLTLFFRYMRPLIDAGYVYIAQPPLYRIKKGKVEHYIHSDRELEAKKKEIGEKGLTIQRYKGLGEMNPEQLWETTMNPESRTLLQVTLEDAIRADEIFRILMGDEVEPRRNFIETHAKEVVDLDI; this is encoded by the coding sequence ATGAGTGATAAACAGGTTTATGACGCTTCGCGCATCCAGGTACTTGAAGGCCTGGAAGCTGTCCGAAAACGCCCAAGCATGTACATAGGGAGCACGGATGGCCGCGGGCTCCACCACCTAGTCTATGAAGTTGTAGACAACAGTATTGATGAAGCCCTTGCAGGCTTCTGTACCAGGGTCGATGTCACGATCAATCCCGATGGAAGCGTAATGGTCCTGGACAATGGGAGAGGTATCCCCATCGACCCCCATCCATTTCACAAGAAATCAGCTCTCGAAGTCGTTATGACTGTTCTGCATGCCGGAGGAAAGTTCGATAAGAATACCTACAAAGTTTCCGGGGGACTGCATGGAGTAGGGGTTTCGGTTGTAAATGCCCTTTCGGAATTGCTGGAAGTAGAAGTTAGCAGAGACGGAAAGAAGTATTTCCAGCGCTATGTTCGTGGAAAGCCAGAGGCTGATGTTCAGGAAATTGGAACTTCAGATCTCACAGGTACAAAAACTACTTTCAAACCCGATGCAAAAATCTTTGAGACCACAGACTTCCAGTATGATATTCTCTCAAACAGGCTCAGGGAACTGGCTTTTCTTAACCGGGGCCTCACAATAAGCCTGAAGGACTTAAGAAGTCCTGAAGGACAGTCAGAGACCTTCACTTATAGTGGAGGAATTGTGGAATTTGTGGAGTACCTGAACAAGAAAAAGCAGTTCCTCCACGAAAAACCGATATATTTCGAACGGCAAAGAGATGATATGGTCGTAGAAATTGCGATGCAGTATACAAACAGCTACACTGAAAACGTGTACTCTTTTGCAAACAATATCAACACCCATGAGGGTGGGACGCATATTATCGGTTTCAAGACCGCTCTTACAAGGGTCGCAAACGATTATATAAAAGCTAATAAGCTTTCCAAAGAAGACGTGAAACTGACCGGAGACGACGTAAGGGAAGGGCTGACTGCGATCATCAGCGTCAAACTTATGGAACCTCAGTTTGAGGGGCAGACCAAGACAAGGCTTGGAAACAGTGATGTCAAGGGGATAGTTGATTCCCTTGTAACAGACGGGCTTGCGGAATACTTTGAGGAGAACCCTAAGGTTGCAAACGTCATCCTTGAAAAAGCTCTCCTTGCCCAGAGAGCCAGGGAAGCTGCAAAAAAAGCAAGGGAACTCACCCGCAGAAAGAATGCACTCGAAGTCAGCACCCTACCCGGAAAACTTGCGGACTGCTCGGAGAAGAACCCTGCAGCCTGTGAGATTTATATCGTTGAAGGAAATTCTGCAGGCGGTTCGGCAAAACAGGGTAGAGACCGTGGTTTTCAGGCGATTTTACCTCTCAGAGGCAAGATCCTGAACGTGGAAAAATCCAGGCTTGCAAAGATTCTGAAAAATAACGAGATTGTTTCTCTGGTTACAGCCATAGGGACAGGGGTTAGCGCGGACTTTTCCCTGGAAAACGCCCGCTACCATAAGATCATCCTCATGACTGATGCCGATGTAGATGGAGCACACATCAGGACTCTTCTTCTTACGCTGTTCTTCCGCTACATGAGACCTCTGATTGATGCGGGATACGTTTACATTGCTCAGCCTCCTCTCTACCGCATAAAGAAAGGCAAAGTTGAGCACTACATACACTCAGACAGGGAACTCGAAGCAAAGAAAAAAGAAATCGGGGAAAAAGGACTTACAATCCAGCGCTACAAAGGGCTTGGAGAAATGAACCCCGAACAGCTCTGGGAAACCACCATGAACCCTGAGAGCCGGACTCTTTTACAGGTAACCCTGGAAGATGCTATCCGGGCTGATGAGATCTTTAGAATTCTTATGGGAGACGAGGTTGAGCCACGCAGGAACTTCATAGAAACGCACGCAAAAGAGGTTGTGGACCTGGATATCTGA
- the gyrA gene encoding DNA gyrase subunit A, translating to MAKYEEENKSEAEMKISYQATLIPEENDEKPENREGSAALTHEEPGKKLELTVSDPSSEEPEDEGPEPEISGVTGILIEDEMKRSYINYAMSVIVGRALPDARDGLKPVHRRILFAMKEAGITHDKPYKKSARVVGDVLGKYHPHGDTAVYDSIVRMVQDFSLRYPLIDGQGNFGSIDGDEAAAMRYTEVRMDRIAEEMLADIDKETVPFRPNYDGSMEEPEILPAKLPNLLINGSTGIAVGMATNMAPHNISEVIDGILMLIENPETPVSELMTVVKGPDFPTGAHILGTAGIRSAYTTGRGPVKIRAVAEIQELKKDRQQIIVTELPYQVNKARLIENIAQLAREKVIVGISDLRDESDREGIRVVVELSRGVNANVILNQLYKHTQMETTFGIINLALVDGKPKELNLKQLLEIYLEYRMEIIQKRTLYDLKKSEERAHILEGLRIALDNIDAVVALIKGSANGDEAKQGLIDNFGFEEVQAKAILEMRLQRLTGLETQKILEELESLVKLIAKLRKILESDEIKYEIIRTELLEIRGKYGDVRRTKIVQYTEDVTDEDLIPEEDVVVTITNSGYVKRIPLDTYTMQRRGGRGIIGMETKEEDFVENLFVSSTHNYILFFTNRGRLYWQKVYEIPEGSRQSRGKAIVNLLELQEGEMVNAMIPVKEFAKDKYLLMATRAGTIKKTPLSEFRNPRKAGIIAVSLDEGDELVKVLLTDGKQEVVMVSKKGKAIRFSEKDVRPMGRTARGVRGMTLDGPDDEVVSTDLVDETTTLLTVTEKGFGKRTEYSQYPAHRRGGKGVITIITNLRNGSVSNVKSVAEDDELMFTSAEGIIIRIPAKGISIHGRNTQGVRIMNLKPGDKVVGMARIKVEDEDEKQLKLTALIARNAENPESEIEAEEDEVEELEELEDIEESEEVKEDEIEEDKIEEKEVEEAAEADEAAEAEENQED from the coding sequence ATGGCAAAATACGAAGAAGAAAATAAATCAGAAGCTGAAATGAAAATCTCTTATCAGGCTACCCTTATTCCGGAAGAGAACGATGAAAAGCCGGAAAATAGGGAAGGTTCAGCCGCCCTTACACATGAAGAGCCAGGCAAAAAACTCGAACTAACCGTTTCAGACCCCTCTTCGGAAGAGCCTGAGGACGAAGGGCCAGAACCAGAGATAAGTGGGGTTACTGGCATTCTTATCGAAGATGAGATGAAACGCTCTTACATCAACTATGCAATGAGCGTAATCGTCGGAAGGGCACTTCCCGATGCCCGGGATGGTTTAAAACCGGTCCACCGCAGAATCCTTTTTGCAATGAAAGAAGCCGGGATTACCCATGACAAGCCCTACAAGAAGTCTGCCCGTGTGGTGGGTGACGTGCTCGGTAAATACCACCCTCACGGAGACACTGCCGTATACGATAGTATCGTAAGAATGGTGCAGGATTTTTCGCTGCGTTATCCTCTGATCGATGGGCAGGGAAACTTCGGGTCCATTGATGGGGACGAGGCTGCAGCCATGCGATACACCGAAGTCCGTATGGACAGGATTGCAGAAGAGATGCTGGCTGACATTGATAAGGAAACCGTCCCCTTTAGGCCTAATTATGACGGGTCTATGGAAGAGCCGGAAATCCTCCCAGCAAAGCTTCCAAATCTCCTTATCAACGGGTCAACCGGAATTGCCGTCGGAATGGCAACGAATATGGCTCCCCACAACATAAGTGAAGTCATTGATGGGATCCTTATGCTTATTGAAAACCCGGAAACACCGGTTTCGGAACTGATGACCGTGGTAAAGGGTCCGGATTTTCCTACAGGTGCGCATATCCTCGGGACAGCAGGTATAAGGTCTGCATACACAACCGGAAGAGGCCCGGTAAAGATCAGGGCAGTTGCCGAAATTCAGGAGCTTAAAAAAGACAGGCAGCAGATTATAGTAACCGAACTTCCTTACCAGGTGAACAAGGCAAGGCTGATTGAAAACATTGCCCAGCTTGCCAGGGAAAAGGTAATTGTCGGAATTTCCGATCTGCGGGATGAGTCTGACAGGGAAGGAATAAGGGTTGTAGTCGAGCTTTCAAGGGGCGTAAATGCCAATGTTATCTTAAACCAGCTCTACAAGCACACCCAGATGGAGACCACTTTCGGGATCATCAACCTTGCCCTTGTGGATGGAAAACCCAAAGAGCTTAACCTGAAACAACTTCTGGAGATTTACCTAGAGTACAGGATGGAAATCATCCAGAAACGGACGCTCTACGACCTGAAGAAGAGTGAAGAAAGAGCCCATATCCTTGAAGGGTTAAGGATTGCCCTTGACAATATAGACGCAGTGGTTGCCCTGATTAAGGGCTCTGCAAACGGTGATGAAGCAAAACAGGGTTTGATTGATAATTTCGGCTTTGAAGAGGTTCAGGCAAAAGCTATTCTGGAAATGCGCCTGCAGCGCCTGACAGGGCTTGAGACACAGAAAATCCTTGAGGAACTGGAAAGTCTCGTAAAACTGATCGCCAAACTCAGGAAGATCCTGGAAAGCGATGAGATCAAGTACGAAATTATCAGGACTGAACTCCTTGAGATCAGGGGAAAGTACGGGGATGTCCGCAGGACAAAGATTGTGCAGTACACAGAAGATGTGACTGATGAAGACCTGATCCCGGAAGAGGATGTCGTGGTCACAATCACAAATAGTGGCTACGTAAAGCGCATTCCTCTTGACACCTATACCATGCAGCGCCGCGGAGGTAGAGGGATTATTGGCATGGAAACGAAGGAAGAAGACTTTGTGGAAAACCTCTTCGTTTCTTCAACCCACAACTATATCCTCTTCTTTACAAATCGGGGCAGGCTCTACTGGCAGAAGGTTTATGAGATCCCTGAAGGCTCCCGCCAGTCGAGAGGCAAAGCAATAGTAAACCTGCTGGAGCTTCAGGAAGGCGAAATGGTCAATGCAATGATCCCTGTAAAAGAGTTTGCCAAAGACAAATACCTCCTTATGGCAACAAGGGCGGGAACGATCAAGAAGACCCCGCTTTCTGAGTTCAGGAACCCCCGGAAAGCCGGTATCATCGCAGTCAGCCTGGATGAGGGTGACGAGCTTGTGAAAGTCCTCCTTACTGACGGAAAACAGGAAGTTGTGATGGTTTCAAAGAAAGGCAAAGCAATCCGCTTCTCCGAAAAAGACGTCCGTCCGATGGGCAGGACTGCAAGAGGAGTCCGCGGCATGACCCTCGACGGTCCTGACGACGAGGTGGTCAGCACAGACCTTGTTGACGAAACCACAACTCTCCTGACCGTAACCGAAAAAGGCTTTGGCAAAAGGACGGAATACTCTCAGTACCCTGCGCACCGTCGCGGTGGAAAAGGCGTGATTACAATCATCACAAACCTCAGGAACGGCTCGGTCTCGAACGTTAAATCCGTAGCTGAAGATGATGAACTGATGTTTACGAGCGCAGAAGGCATAATCATTCGTATCCCGGCAAAAGGCATCTCCATCCATGGCAGAAATACCCAGGGTGTACGGATAATGAACCTCAAACCCGGGGACAAAGTCGTAGGGATGGCCAGGATCAAAGTCGAAGACGAAGACGAAAAACAGCTTAAACTCACGGCTCTCATAGCCCGAAATGCAGAAAATCCAGAATCTGAAATAGAGGCTGAAGAAGACGAAGTCGAAGAGCTTGAAGAACTTGAAGACATAGAAGAATCAGAGGAAGTCAAAGAAGACGAGATTGAAGAAGATAAGATTGAAGAAAAAGAGGTAGAAGAGGCAGCTGAGGCAGACGAGGCAGCTGAGGCAGAAGAAAACCAAGAAGACTGA
- a CDS encoding protease inhibitor I42 family protein has translation MQKVDLLPPINTKIGEIFDISIPSNPSTGYSCLLSEMPSCVYFVESEYIPDEPIVPGSGGTSKFKFVAVKKGKGKISFHSVKFSHPLDILESTVMQQRFVIVE, from the coding sequence ATGCAAAAAGTGGATTTATTACCGCCAATTAATACGAAAATTGGAGAAATATTCGATATTTCAATACCCTCGAACCCTTCAACTGGCTATAGCTGCTTACTGTCAGAGATGCCAAGTTGTGTTTATTTTGTGGAGTCTGAATATATACCCGATGAGCCCATCGTGCCAGGAAGCGGAGGAACCAGCAAGTTCAAGTTTGTTGCGGTTAAGAAAGGTAAAGGCAAAATTAGTTTCCACAGTGTAAAGTTCTCTCATCCTCTTGATATTCTGGAATCCACTGTTATGCAACAAAGATTTGTTATAGTAGAATGA
- a CDS encoding ATP-binding protein — protein MEKSQLRQVIIDQQASFRKEEELVFRDVELERYLKGDEIVIISGIRRCGKSSLLKLIAGQLEGVKFYVDFDDIRLSDFEVRNYQDLQDLVIELYGKEMEKSETEQVYYFFDEIQNVPLWERWLNNLYKEGKKVFATGSNSQLLSSEISTFLTGRNKVLKLFPFSFREFLRLKGTGITEEELKSDLLTSSQKAVLFRNFLEYFENGGFPLVLKNGDLELTRGYFEDILNKDILVRYNIKEVGALKDLILFLLSNVGRVYSYSTLRSISGIKSLSTIKNYLDYFQNVFLLYQLPRFDYSLKKQKISPSKIYAIDNSFLKTVAFNFSENKGQRLENLVFVELARREKEVYYHSGKKECDFVLREGLRISEAIQVSVDLNTPETKKREIEGITEAITAYKLDKGLILTLEEEDTLEVDGKKILIKPVWKWLLE, from the coding sequence ATGGAGAAAAGTCAGCTTCGCCAGGTAATAATTGACCAGCAGGCCTCTTTCAGGAAAGAGGAGGAGCTTGTTTTCCGGGATGTTGAGCTTGAGAGATACCTCAAAGGGGATGAAATCGTTATCATCTCGGGGATCAGGCGGTGTGGGAAGAGTTCGCTTTTGAAGTTGATAGCCGGACAGCTTGAGGGAGTTAAGTTTTATGTGGACTTCGATGATATCCGGCTTTCGGATTTTGAGGTCAGGAATTATCAGGATTTGCAGGACCTGGTGATTGAGCTTTATGGGAAGGAGATGGAAAAGAGTGAGACGGAGCAGGTGTATTATTTTTTTGATGAGATACAGAACGTTCCGCTCTGGGAAAGGTGGTTGAACAACCTCTACAAAGAAGGCAAAAAGGTATTTGCCACGGGTTCGAATTCTCAGCTCCTCAGTTCGGAAATATCTACCTTCCTGACCGGGAGAAACAAAGTGCTCAAGCTCTTTCCTTTTTCCTTCCGGGAATTCCTCCGCCTGAAGGGGACCGGAATTACAGAAGAAGAACTCAAATCTGACCTGCTTACCAGTTCTCAAAAAGCTGTCTTATTCAGGAATTTCCTGGAATACTTCGAAAATGGAGGTTTTCCACTTGTCCTGAAGAACGGAGATCTCGAACTCACCAGGGGGTATTTTGAAGATATCCTCAACAAAGACATTCTGGTCCGTTACAATATAAAAGAAGTGGGAGCTCTCAAAGACCTGATACTGTTTCTGCTTTCTAATGTGGGCAGAGTGTATTCCTATTCCACATTAAGAAGCATAAGCGGGATAAAGAGTTTAAGCACGATCAAAAACTACCTTGATTATTTCCAGAATGTGTTTTTGCTTTATCAGCTCCCAAGGTTTGACTATTCCCTCAAAAAGCAGAAAATTTCACCTTCCAAGATCTATGCTATAGACAATAGTTTTCTGAAGACAGTAGCTTTCAATTTCTCCGAGAATAAAGGACAAAGGCTGGAAAACCTTGTCTTTGTCGAATTGGCTAGAAGAGAGAAAGAAGTGTACTACCATTCCGGGAAAAAAGAATGTGATTTTGTGCTAAGAGAAGGGCTGCGGATTAGTGAGGCAATTCAGGTTTCAGTAGACCTTAACACTCCGGAAACAAAGAAGAGGGAAATTGAAGGAATCACAGAGGCCATTACAGCATATAAACTGGACAAAGGGCTTATCCTGACGCTTGAAGAGGAAGACACACTGGAAGTAGACGGAAAAAAAATCTTGATAAAACCAGTGTGGAAATGGTTACTTGAGTGA